One window of the Candidatus Binatia bacterium genome contains the following:
- a CDS encoding NAD(P)/FAD-dependent oxidoreductase, with amino-acid sequence PLVIIGSGPAGSASALFLHARDASLARETVILEKAHHPRPKVCAGGLIPHTLRCLDELGVPLSVPNVAVHRANVEVPGHCVSYEGQELCRVVRRDEFDQSLVVACRSRGVEVREGEKVIDVRREGDGIRVETERASYHARAIIAADGSGSLVRRRLFAGEPECVGKAVMCDIPLAGVDWSGFRTARYDFIFRSVPDGLRGYAWAFPCLIGGVPHVNLGVYSVDTNGTGALLARVLREEMARMGAGPVPVKAFPIRWYRRGVRIAAPQVMLAGDAAGVDSLMGEGISFAFEYGRRAAAAAAQGLASGDLTFADYERSVSASWVGRKLRRLHLGVRLFYGPTWRLWFAFAAHSRMAQEIGIRWYNGVDGWDQRSGWDAVRAWWRGDLRTAPGQQPRMS; translated from the coding sequence CCGCTGGTGATCATCGGCTCGGGTCCCGCCGGGAGCGCGAGCGCGTTGTTCCTGCATGCCCGGGACGCCTCCCTGGCACGCGAGACGGTGATTCTCGAGAAAGCGCACCACCCTCGGCCGAAGGTCTGTGCCGGCGGCCTGATCCCGCACACGCTGCGCTGTCTCGACGAGCTCGGCGTACCGTTGTCGGTGCCGAATGTGGCTGTCCATCGCGCCAACGTCGAGGTCCCCGGCCACTGTGTGTCGTACGAGGGGCAGGAGCTGTGTCGGGTCGTCCGTCGTGATGAGTTCGATCAGTCGCTGGTCGTGGCGTGCCGTTCGCGGGGCGTGGAAGTGCGCGAAGGCGAAAAGGTGATCGACGTGCGCCGCGAGGGCGATGGCATTCGGGTGGAAACCGAGCGCGCCAGCTATCACGCCCGGGCGATCATTGCGGCGGACGGTTCGGGAAGTCTGGTACGGCGGCGCCTGTTTGCCGGTGAGCCCGAGTGCGTCGGCAAGGCCGTGATGTGTGACATTCCCCTGGCCGGAGTGGACTGGAGCGGATTCCGGACAGCGCGCTACGACTTCATCTTTCGTTCGGTGCCCGACGGCCTGCGCGGCTACGCTTGGGCGTTTCCTTGCTTGATAGGTGGTGTGCCGCACGTGAACCTCGGCGTGTACTCCGTCGACACCAACGGGACCGGCGCCTTGTTGGCGCGCGTGTTGCGGGAAGAGATGGCGCGAATGGGCGCGGGTCCCGTTCCAGTGAAGGCGTTTCCGATCCGCTGGTATCGGCGAGGAGTGCGGATTGCCGCGCCGCAGGTCATGCTGGCCGGCGACGCGGCCGGAGTCGATTCCTTGATGGGTGAAGGCATCTCGTTCGCCTTCGAGTACGGGCGGCGTGCGGCGGCGGCGGCGGCGCAGGGGCTGGCGTCCGGCGACCTGACGTTTGCCGATTATGAGCGCAGTGTGAGCGCCTCGTGGGTGGGACGGAAACTGCGCCGTTTGCACCTCGGTGTGCGGCTCTTTTACGGCCCGACGTGGAGGCTGTGGTTCGCCTTTGCGGCCCACAGCCGCATGGCGCAGGAGATCGGGATCCGATGGTACAACGGCGTTGACGGATGGGACCAGCGTAGCGGGTGGGATGCCGTGCGCGCCTGGTGGCGCGGTGATCTGCGGACCGCGCCAGGTCAGCAGCCGAGGATGTCATGA